A window from Symphalangus syndactylus isolate Jambi chromosome 22, NHGRI_mSymSyn1-v2.1_pri, whole genome shotgun sequence encodes these proteins:
- the LOC129472051 gene encoding LOW QUALITY PROTEIN: olfactory receptor 4N5-like (The sequence of the model RefSeq protein was modified relative to this genomic sequence to represent the inferred CDS: inserted 1 base in 1 codon) — protein METENLTVVTEFILLGLTQSQDAQLLVFVLVLIFYLIILPGNFLIIFTIKSDPGLTAPVYFFLGNLAFLDASYSFIVVPRMLVDFLSEKKVISYRGCITQLFFLHFLGAGEMFLLIVMAFDRYIAICWALYYSTIMNPRACYALSLALWLGGFIHSIVQVALIPHLPFCGPNQLDNFFCDVPQVIKLACTDTFVVELLMVSNSGLLSLLCFLGLLASYAVILCXYREHSSEGKCKAISTCTTHIIIVFLMFGPAIFIYTRPFQAFPADKVVSLFHTVIFPLMNPVIYMLHNFVYMLHNQEVKVSMRKLLSQHMVC, from the exons ATGGAAACAGAGAACCTCACAGTGGTGACAGAATTCATTCTTCTCGGTCTGACACAGTCTCAAGATGCTCAACTTCTGGTCTTTGTGCTAGTCTTAATTTTCTACCTGATCATCCTCCCTGGAAATTTCCTCATCATTTTCACCATAAAGTCAGACCCTGGGCTTACAGCCCCCGTCTATTTCTTTCTGGGCAACTTGGCCTTCCTAGATGCATCCTACTCCTTCATTGTGGTTCCCAGGATGTTGGTAGACTTCCTCTCTGAGAAGAAGGTAATATCCTATAGAGGCTGCATCACTCAGCtctttttcttgcattttcttgGAGCAGGGGAGATGTTCCTTCTCATTGTTATGGCCTTTGACCGCTACATCGCCATTTGCTGGGCTTTATACTATTCAACCATCATGAACCCTAGAGCCTGCTATGCATTATCATTGGCTCTGTGGCTTGGGGGCTTTATCCATTCCATTGTACAAGTAGCCCTTATCCCGCACTTGCCTTTCTGTGGCCCAAACCAGCTCGATAACTTCTTCTGTGATGTTCCACAGGTCATCAAGCTGGCCTGCACCGATACCTTTGTGGTGGAGCTTCTGATGGTCTCCAACAGTGGCCTACTCAGCCTCCTGTGCTTCCTGGGCCTTCTGGCCTCCTATGCAGTCATCCTCT CATATAGGGAGCACTCCTCTGAAGGAAAGTGCAAGGCTATCTCCACATGCACCACCCATATTATCATTGTATTTCTCATGTTTGGACCTGCTATTTTCATCTACACTCGCCCCTTCCAGGCTTTCCCAGCTGACAAGGTAGTTTCTCTTTTCCATACTGTCATCTTTCCTTTGATGAACCCTGTTATTTATATGCTTCACAACTTTGTTTATATGCTTCACAACCAGGAAGTGAAAGTTTCCATGAGGAAATTGTTAAGTCAACATATGGTTTGCTGA